A section of the Deltaproteobacteria bacterium genome encodes:
- a CDS encoding TPM domain-containing protein — MNELLDMMVQTDRPTAAGIILLAALLVQPVWFAAERLRDRPLWQRLGMGIAIAGTAAGLIWIPGAGFYSLGPLMALNLYLWLRHRRYEKESRAIEEEIEKGFLSRSGREDIEAMIRDVEKASSAELRVLVELDHEGDPAERARDLYHRLGMDRTRDGTGVLFYFEVRQRRFAIWGSLPDSLAARAVQLGEEAFRQERFADGIVSMIGELLDHLAKQFPPRADNFNELPDHVIVIR; from the coding sequence GTGAACGAACTGCTCGACATGATGGTTCAGACAGACCGCCCGACAGCAGCCGGGATCATTCTGCTCGCGGCACTGCTTGTCCAGCCGGTCTGGTTCGCCGCTGAAAGGCTCCGTGACCGGCCCCTGTGGCAGCGGCTCGGCATGGGAATCGCCATCGCCGGTACAGCCGCAGGTCTGATCTGGATTCCCGGAGCCGGGTTCTATTCACTCGGACCGCTCATGGCGCTGAACCTTTACCTCTGGCTCAGGCACCGCCGCTACGAAAAGGAATCCCGGGCCATCGAGGAGGAAATCGAGAAGGGGTTCCTGAGCCGGTCCGGCCGCGAGGACATCGAGGCGATGATCCGGGATGTGGAAAAGGCCTCCAGCGCCGAACTGCGCGTGCTGGTGGAACTGGATCATGAAGGCGATCCGGCAGAACGCGCCCGCGATCTCTACCACCGGCTTGGAATGGACCGGACCCGCGACGGGACCGGTGTCCTGTTCTATTTCGAGGTCCGCCAGCGGCGGTTCGCCATCTGGGGATCGCTGCCGGACTCACTGGCCGCCCGTGCCGTGCAGCTCGGTGAGGAGGCATTCCGTCAGGAACGGTTTGCCGACGGGATCGTTTCCATGATCGGCGAACTGCTGGACCATCTGGCGAAACAGTTTCCACCGCGGGCGGACAATTTCAACGAACTGCCGGACCATGTGATCGTGATACGCTAG
- a CDS encoding MMPL family transporter: protein MTDRNVYERMARWFLGKRTWVLAIQIAITAACLSVAVSRLRIVTELEYFFLQSDPDLQAYQALQKKFGTDEFVIFSHTDGDALGQPSLEYITRLVSEIRRKPGVIAAISAATATDLDSIDLSGSIPKMGEPIVKKTQLSEADRRYVLAKLNGTNVYRNLLVSPDLKTAFVYVVIEGDPDNPSHRLEITRLMEQARDAAGEAPGLVRLAGTPVYASELYRSVLRDMVLLTPIVLAFTVIVLMLTFRNLIGVLIPALTMIVSSIWLLGLFAAAGAPLTIASSIVIPVILVIGVNDAVHIVTHYYHTLEEHPDKEEAVIVTMGRMIRPCFFSSLTTSIGFLALATADVLPVVQTGILTAVAILAAFFSAITLTPVLLLLTRPPRPEVRASVESGWVDRFLRSVSRLNRTRPWPVVIASFVFLGVSLWGATWITVETNPIKFFAERTEFTRNYRFFEENLGGTMPFEVFIESREPGGRLNKVTHYWEMDKIANFLDRREEITGVLGPSDIMAEGKRALFGGGRTLPTREEEVDGVLRLMPHARRREPLLTRFIASDGSAGRITSRVKALTSNELTDLIRATEIYINDQLKPDFVGKVSGVVRLMSNMIDKVTSSQINSLSVSALFMLLQFWIVLRSFSRAVVAFIPNILPVMFTFGVMGALGIPLDLATCMSPSIAIGLVDNTIHYLIGFNQSMEDGHTYEEAIDYTTNTRGKAFLYSSAILIGGFSVLLISDLIPVYHFGILTVSTIIGSLIGDLSMHQALIWIFKPGKKDLEARYAGAIARTHKGKQA from the coding sequence GTGACCGACCGGAATGTGTATGAGCGCATGGCGCGCTGGTTCCTTGGCAAGCGGACCTGGGTGCTGGCGATCCAGATCGCCATTACGGCTGCCTGCCTGAGCGTGGCGGTGTCGCGGCTCCGGATCGTGACGGAACTGGAGTATTTTTTCCTCCAGAGTGATCCTGACCTCCAGGCCTACCAGGCGCTCCAGAAGAAGTTTGGCACTGATGAATTCGTCATCTTCTCGCATACCGATGGTGATGCGCTCGGCCAGCCGTCGCTCGAATACATCACCCGCCTCGTGAGCGAGATACGGAGAAAGCCCGGTGTCATAGCCGCAATCTCGGCGGCGACGGCGACCGATCTCGATTCGATCGACCTGTCCGGTTCGATCCCGAAAATGGGCGAACCGATCGTCAAGAAGACGCAGCTTTCCGAGGCCGACCGGCGCTATGTGCTGGCCAAGCTGAATGGCACGAACGTCTACCGGAATCTCCTGGTTTCGCCGGACCTGAAGACCGCCTTCGTTTACGTTGTGATTGAGGGCGATCCGGACAACCCCAGTCACCGGCTGGAAATCACCAGGCTCATGGAGCAGGCCCGCGATGCTGCCGGAGAGGCACCGGGACTTGTGCGGCTGGCCGGGACGCCTGTTTATGCGTCGGAGCTGTACCGGTCCGTCCTGCGGGACATGGTGCTGCTGACGCCGATAGTGCTGGCGTTCACGGTAATCGTGCTGATGCTGACATTCCGGAATCTCATCGGCGTGCTGATCCCGGCGCTGACCATGATCGTATCGAGCATCTGGCTGCTCGGCCTCTTTGCCGCAGCGGGTGCGCCGCTCACGATCGCCAGCTCGATTGTCATCCCGGTGATTCTCGTCATCGGCGTCAACGATGCCGTGCATATCGTAACGCACTACTACCACACCCTTGAAGAGCACCCGGACAAGGAGGAGGCCGTCATCGTCACGATGGGCCGGATGATTCGCCCCTGCTTCTTCTCCAGCCTCACGACATCCATCGGCTTCCTGGCGCTGGCGACCGCCGACGTGCTGCCGGTGGTCCAGACCGGCATCCTGACGGCAGTCGCCATCTTGGCCGCATTCTTCTCGGCCATCACGCTGACGCCGGTCCTGCTGCTGCTCACCCGGCCCCCGCGCCCTGAAGTCCGGGCGAGCGTCGAGAGCGGGTGGGTGGACCGGTTCCTCCGGTCGGTCTCCAGGCTGAACCGGACCCGTCCCTGGCCGGTTGTCATCGCCTCGTTCGTGTTCCTCGGCGTTTCGCTGTGGGGCGCCACCTGGATCACGGTGGAAACAAACCCGATCAAGTTCTTCGCCGAGCGTACCGAGTTCACGCGCAACTACCGGTTTTTCGAGGAAAACCTGGGCGGCACCATGCCGTTCGAGGTGTTTATCGAATCCAGGGAACCCGGGGGCCGGCTGAACAAGGTCACGCACTACTGGGAGATGGACAAGATCGCCAACTTCCTTGATCGCCGCGAGGAGATCACGGGCGTGCTGGGGCCATCCGACATCATGGCTGAAGGCAAACGGGCCCTGTTTGGCGGCGGCCGGACGCTGCCGACCCGGGAAGAAGAGGTAGACGGCGTGCTCCGCCTGATGCCGCACGCCCGGAGGCGGGAGCCCCTGCTGACGCGCTTCATCGCGTCCGACGGCTCGGCCGGCAGGATCACCTCCCGGGTAAAGGCGCTGACATCGAACGAACTGACCGACCTGATCCGCGCCACCGAAATCTACATCAATGACCAGCTCAAGCCCGACTTCGTGGGGAAGGTGTCGGGTGTCGTCCGGCTCATGTCGAACATGATCGACAAGGTGACTTCGTCGCAGATCAATTCCCTGTCCGTGTCGGCCCTGTTCATGCTGCTCCAGTTCTGGATCGTGCTCCGGAGCTTTTCACGGGCGGTTGTGGCGTTCATCCCGAATATCCTTCCGGTCATGTTCACCTTCGGGGTCATGGGTGCACTGGGGATTCCGCTGGACCTTGCCACCTGCATGTCGCCGTCCATCGCGATCGGGCTCGTGGATAACACGATCCACTATCTGATCGGCTTCAACCAGTCGATGGAGGACGGCCATACCTACGAAGAGGCGATCGACTACACGACCAACACCCGTGGCAAGGCGTTCCTCTATTCGTCGGCAATTCTCATCGGCGGATTTTCAGTCCTTCTCATCTCGGACCTCATCCCGGTTTATCATTTCGGGATACTCACGGTTTCGACGATCATCGGTTCCCTGATCGGAGACCTCAGCATGCATCAGGCGCTGATCTGGATATTCAAGCCGGGGAAGAAGGATCTGGAGGCACGCTACGCAGGGGCCATCGCCCGCACGCACAAGGGCAAGCAAGCCTAG
- a CDS encoding SDR family NAD(P)-dependent oxidoreductase, which translates to MNLLKGKTVAITGAGGGIGRAHALLAAKEGAQVVVNDLGGSRDGTGSGTTMAEKVCEEIRAMGGKAAANYGNVATAEGANSIVETAVKEFGKLDAMICNAGILRDKSFKNMNDELWDPVMAVHLKGTYYCAKAAWMHFLDKQIKGRLVFTSSTSGLFGNFGQTNYGAAKAGIWGLMNCLWREGEKAGITVNAICPVALTRLTEDLAGFKGDSAPMAELKPEHISPTVIWLCSDQAAGVSGRTFLVKGAEVELLTLIREPGAKTSSKDPWDPSELGPRLADAVRKSQFKASWSS; encoded by the coding sequence ATGAATCTGCTCAAGGGAAAAACAGTGGCAATTACAGGTGCAGGCGGCGGTATCGGACGCGCCCATGCGCTACTGGCGGCCAAGGAAGGCGCGCAGGTGGTCGTGAACGATCTGGGCGGTTCACGCGATGGCACCGGTTCGGGGACGACGATGGCCGAAAAGGTGTGCGAGGAAATCCGGGCCATGGGAGGCAAGGCGGCGGCCAACTATGGAAACGTCGCCACGGCCGAGGGGGCCAACTCCATCGTTGAGACGGCGGTCAAGGAGTTCGGCAAGCTGGACGCCATGATCTGCAATGCAGGCATCCTGCGTGACAAGTCCTTCAAGAACATGAACGACGAGCTGTGGGATCCGGTGATGGCGGTCCACCTGAAGGGCACCTACTACTGCGCCAAGGCGGCGTGGATGCACTTCCTCGACAAGCAGATCAAGGGACGGCTCGTGTTCACCAGTTCCACTTCGGGACTTTTTGGCAACTTCGGCCAGACGAACTACGGCGCGGCCAAGGCCGGAATCTGGGGGCTGATGAACTGCCTGTGGCGCGAAGGCGAAAAGGCGGGAATTACCGTCAATGCCATCTGCCCGGTGGCACTCACCCGCCTCACCGAGGATCTGGCCGGTTTCAAGGGCGATAGCGCCCCCATGGCCGAACTGAAACCCGAGCACATATCGCCAACCGTCATCTGGCTCTGTTCCGACCAGGCGGCAGGCGTCAGCGGCCGGACGTTCCTTGTGAAAGGCGCCGAGGTGGAACTCCTGACGCTGATCCGTGAACCCGGAGCCAAGACCAGCAGCAAGGATCCGTGGGATCCTTCCGAACTGGGACCGCGCCTTGCCGACGCGGTCAGGAAATCGCAGTTCAAGGCGAGCTGGTCATCCTGA
- a CDS encoding CapA family protein — MQRFRHFVAPVLLLLAACAAKPESPPAGPAPQSGAIPEIHDETEQPVPVTVLPVEPESAARHGAVTIAAAGDVTLGNHFKVFDPELKQKRGLTGDDILDYPFLHVRKWFREADIAIVNYEGTFTTSTEKTVKNFTFKADPHEVDKLKRAGIDVVSLANNHASDFGETGLRDTARTLDQAGILHFGAGENLAAARRPARLEANGLGVCFTGYLYLGLHSIEPDVVWAGEAKSGVAGVPSYEGNEADMAAMLTEDLAAMGNRRDCDFRVVFFHWGREGTHELMPYQRELATIAVQHGADAVLGAHPHVLQAVEYLEGPAGLVPVIYSMGNFVFAGNWNPKRKDSVIALLLLEITPEGRRRTMEFVPVYSDRYPEFPFQPWPQAPEKAEKTVQRMLCWAQAATVEECE, encoded by the coding sequence ATGCAACGCTTCCGCCACTTCGTAGCGCCGGTCCTGCTTCTTCTGGCCGCCTGCGCCGCCAAGCCGGAAAGTCCGCCTGCGGGCCCTGCCCCCCAATCCGGGGCTATTCCGGAAATTCATGACGAAACCGAACAGCCTGTCCCGGTGACAGTCTTGCCAGTGGAACCGGAATCCGCCGCACGGCATGGAGCGGTCACCATTGCCGCCGCCGGAGACGTGACGCTTGGAAACCATTTCAAGGTATTTGACCCGGAACTGAAGCAGAAGCGCGGGCTCACCGGCGACGATATCCTCGACTACCCGTTCCTGCATGTTCGCAAGTGGTTCAGGGAGGCTGATATCGCCATCGTGAACTACGAGGGCACATTCACCACCTCCACCGAGAAAACGGTCAAGAACTTCACCTTCAAGGCAGATCCGCACGAAGTGGACAAGCTGAAACGTGCCGGAATCGATGTGGTGTCTCTGGCCAACAATCACGCCTCCGACTTCGGGGAAACCGGCCTCAGGGATACGGCCCGGACGCTCGACCAAGCCGGTATTCTCCACTTCGGAGCGGGGGAAAACCTCGCCGCCGCCCGCCGCCCGGCACGGCTGGAAGCGAACGGGCTTGGTGTCTGCTTTACCGGTTACCTTTATCTGGGGCTCCACTCCATCGAGCCGGACGTGGTCTGGGCGGGAGAGGCCAAATCCGGTGTTGCCGGCGTGCCGAGCTACGAGGGCAACGAGGCAGACATGGCGGCGATGCTCACCGAAGACCTCGCCGCCATGGGTAACCGCAGGGATTGCGACTTCCGGGTGGTGTTTTTCCACTGGGGACGCGAGGGAACCCACGAACTGATGCCCTACCAGCGGGAACTGGCGACAATTGCGGTCCAGCACGGGGCCGATGCCGTGCTGGGCGCACACCCCCATGTCCTGCAGGCGGTGGAATACCTGGAGGGCCCTGCGGGACTGGTGCCCGTTATCTATTCGATGGGGAACTTCGTTTTCGCCGGGAACTGGAACCCGAAACGGAAGGATTCCGTGATCGCGCTTCTCCTTCTGGAAATCACCCCGGAGGGCCGCCGCCGGACGATGGAGTTCGTCCCGGTCTACTCCGACCGGTACCCCGAGTTTCCCTTCCAGCCCTGGCCGCAGGCCCCCGAAAAGGCCGAAAAAACTGTCCAGCGGATGCTTTGCTGGGCCCAGGCCGCCACGGTGGAGGAGTGCGAATAG
- a CDS encoding 4Fe-4S binding protein, which produces MAHFITDKCTGCTMCIRVCPTGAITGDKRDIHLIDPDLCIDCSTCGIYCPYDAIEDGLGVIVPKIKPKDIPKAYVVDELCSGCVFCVDACPFDCIEMVDKQVPGEAGNFKIAWVDQKKCVSCKLCAQVCIKDAIRVERPTVFQNESYQGFQRPEEHMISLKKMMQVPGTAA; this is translated from the coding sequence ATGGCCCACTTCATCACCGACAAATGCACCGGCTGCACCATGTGCATTCGCGTCTGCCCGACCGGGGCCATTACCGGCGACAAGCGGGACATCCACCTCATCGATCCGGACCTGTGCATCGACTGCTCGACTTGCGGGATTTACTGCCCCTATGACGCCATCGAGGACGGTCTTGGCGTGATTGTCCCGAAGATCAAGCCCAAGGATATCCCCAAGGCCTATGTGGTCGACGAACTGTGCTCGGGATGTGTTTTCTGCGTGGACGCCTGCCCCTTCGACTGCATCGAAATGGTGGACAAGCAGGTTCCGGGCGAGGCCGGCAACTTCAAGATTGCCTGGGTTGACCAGAAGAAATGTGTTTCCTGCAAACTTTGCGCGCAGGTCTGCATCAAGGACGCGATCCGCGTCGAGCGCCCTACTGTCTTCCAGAACGAGAGCTACCAGGGGTTCCAGCGCCCCGAGGAGCACATGATCTCCCTGAAGAAAATGATGCAGGTTCCTGGCACTGCCGCCTGA
- a CDS encoding TIGR02757 family protein — MASGLENPPRSRLTAARAAKLKSFLEPLFIRYHHAGFLETDPLRYVHRYRLPEDRETVALLSAALAYGNVRTIFGSIERVLEILGPSPAAFLRDFDRNEVRRRLAPFRHRFNSGDDVLLLLHWTGLSLARWGRLGEHFRQFYKTGDSDIGPALSGWVRSMLASDCTPVYADGLLPGPASARFLLSDPADGSACKRMNLFLRWMVRRDELDVGLWDFIQPSQLVLPLDAHLSRIVRYLGLTDRATNGWAAAQEATASLRLLDPDDPLRYDFALCRLGILGDCPAKPDRVTCASCMLLPVCRAGTSRTRLRKGRSGQKREASTTAYAARPSEPI, encoded by the coding sequence ATGGCCTCCGGCCTGGAAAATCCACCCCGAAGCCGTCTCACAGCGGCCCGTGCCGCGAAACTCAAGTCGTTTCTGGAGCCGCTGTTCATCCGGTATCACCATGCCGGTTTCCTCGAAACCGATCCGCTTCGGTATGTGCACCGTTACCGGCTCCCAGAAGACCGCGAAACCGTTGCGCTGCTGTCGGCCGCTCTTGCCTACGGCAATGTCCGGACGATTTTCGGTTCAATCGAGCGGGTGCTGGAGATTCTGGGCCCGTCCCCTGCGGCCTTCCTGCGCGATTTCGACCGGAACGAAGTCCGTCGCCGTCTGGCGCCCTTTCGCCACCGGTTCAATTCGGGGGATGACGTCCTGTTGCTGCTGCACTGGACGGGGCTTTCGCTCGCCCGGTGGGGGAGGCTTGGTGAGCATTTCCGGCAGTTCTATAAGACCGGCGACTCTGACATCGGCCCGGCCCTGTCCGGCTGGGTGCGGAGCATGCTGGCGAGCGACTGCACGCCGGTATACGCGGACGGGCTGCTGCCGGGTCCGGCGTCGGCCCGTTTCCTGCTTTCCGACCCAGCGGACGGATCGGCCTGCAAGCGGATGAACCTCTTTCTGCGCTGGATGGTCCGGCGGGATGAGCTGGACGTCGGGCTCTGGGATTTTATCCAGCCGTCCCAGCTTGTGCTGCCGCTCGACGCGCACCTCTCACGCATCGTCCGCTACCTGGGACTTACGGACCGGGCGACCAACGGATGGGCGGCTGCCCAGGAGGCCACTGCCTCGCTCAGGCTGCTGGACCCAGATGACCCGCTCCGTTACGACTTCGCCCTCTGCCGGCTGGGTATCTTGGGCGACTGTCCGGCCAAGCCGGACCGCGTGACTTGCGCCAGTTGCATGCTGCTGCCGGTGTGCCGGGCCGGGACAAGCCGCACCCGCCTTCGCAAGGGAAGGTCCGGTCAGAAGAGGGAGGCGAGCACTACCGCATACGCGGCCAGGCCCAGCGAGCCGATATAA
- a CDS encoding class I SAM-dependent methyltransferase, whose protein sequence is MDALNRRVAERLAAAGSPRTGPGPLADLARELLKWNRTVRLTALPDEEAILEALVLDALDIAQEIPAGSTVADVGSGAGFPGLVIAWAIPSVRVISIEARQKKVTFQEHAARLLGLDNYRAFAIRITPQSVKEGLFGKPGSFSRLTAQALGTPAFVLNLAGELLGPDGRALFIRGPAFEASERAELAASAPEWKIESVVRLEPRRHRENAVRVVCRRAAR, encoded by the coding sequence ATGGATGCGCTCAACCGGCGCGTTGCAGAGCGGCTGGCCGCCGCCGGTTCACCGCGCACCGGGCCTGGTCCGCTTGCGGATCTCGCCCGCGAACTCCTGAAATGGAACCGGACGGTACGGCTCACGGCCCTGCCGGATGAAGAGGCCATTCTCGAAGCCCTCGTTCTGGACGCACTCGATATTGCACAGGAGATTCCGGCCGGCTCCACGGTGGCCGATGTGGGATCGGGGGCCGGGTTCCCGGGGCTCGTCATCGCCTGGGCGATCCCCTCCGTCCGTGTCATCAGTATCGAAGCCCGCCAGAAAAAGGTCACCTTCCAGGAGCATGCCGCCCGCCTTCTGGGGCTGGACAACTACCGGGCGTTCGCCATACGGATTACGCCGCAATCAGTGAAGGAGGGACTGTTCGGCAAACCCGGCTCGTTCTCGCGCCTGACGGCGCAGGCACTGGGTACTCCGGCGTTTGTCCTGAACCTCGCCGGTGAGCTCCTGGGCCCTGACGGCAGGGCCCTGTTCATCCGGGGGCCGGCGTTTGAGGCATCTGAACGGGCCGAACTGGCAGCATCGGCCCCGGAGTGGAAAATCGAATCGGTCGTGAGGCTGGAACCCCGCCGCCACCGGGAAAATGCCGTCCGTGTCGTCTGCCGGAGGGCGGCGCGTTGA
- a CDS encoding SurA N-terminal domain-containing protein codes for MAKQTVSQRFKSLGSKILLWLLAGSFFIGFMVVPNVGRSSREGAEQTFAVINGKHKITVREFLEAYRQMEYRFQEQYGDQWEQLKSYFLPQVKSFSIDRLIFRYGALDRARELGLNVSDEEIRRMVRETPAFHDEKGVFRLQNYQEWLQRRRTTAEKFENELREDLIRQKLTNLFYDGVRPSRAHVEQEWLDRNTKIALEFVSTGIAELASSMKPTEEQIRNYYNQNQVEFFRPERRVVRYADFNPASKEVRDRDNVKNISDADIRAYYDQNAEEFTFAEENFRVREMVVGFDLGNPEDEALKKLSADEKKAKAGDIIEKALARVRGGEDFAAVANEVSTDRREKLLKRGGDLGLISDKYFNKDIVGKAKTLALGDTSEIFESMGAYRFIHVSEKFATGARKPFDDQKDAIRRKLANQRAQAVVDIESAAFLDKVRSSGLPATGGDGAPEIIVSPPFSRGEALAGIGRLGQDDEEAIFGTLKPGDAPRMARIGNRVIVYQLKDVMPPAPSPLEEVREQITERVKKQLARERIAADLDKARKAMSGPGGSAERAARLLKGAASGDTGVFSRSDSGSAAGASGRDVVNQIGKSGALKLAAFNLKTPGETAGPFEVEDKLVLIRLKSRQDPDPAQKEAQMSELREEITRHMRNEIQQQLLDKIKAETTVDYKMDVDKLIGGDEADAAS; via the coding sequence ACGGTCAGGGAGTTCCTCGAAGCCTACCGCCAGATGGAATACCGGTTTCAGGAGCAGTATGGCGACCAGTGGGAACAGCTCAAGTCCTACTTCCTTCCCCAGGTAAAGAGCTTCTCGATAGACCGGCTGATATTCCGGTATGGGGCGCTCGACCGGGCCCGCGAGCTGGGACTCAATGTGAGCGACGAGGAAATCAGGCGCATGGTGCGCGAAACCCCCGCTTTTCATGATGAGAAAGGCGTATTCCGGCTCCAGAACTACCAGGAATGGCTGCAGCGGCGGCGGACCACGGCCGAAAAGTTCGAGAATGAGCTGCGCGAGGATCTGATCCGGCAGAAGCTGACGAATCTCTTCTACGATGGAGTCCGGCCGAGCCGGGCTCATGTGGAGCAGGAATGGCTGGACCGCAATACCAAGATTGCGCTTGAGTTCGTCAGCACCGGAATTGCTGAACTGGCCTCCTCGATGAAGCCCACCGAGGAGCAAATCCGCAATTATTACAACCAGAACCAGGTCGAGTTTTTCCGGCCCGAGCGCCGGGTGGTCCGTTATGCCGACTTCAATCCGGCCAGCAAGGAAGTCCGTGACCGCGACAACGTGAAGAATATCTCCGATGCGGATATTCGCGCCTACTATGACCAGAATGCAGAGGAGTTCACGTTCGCGGAGGAAAACTTCCGGGTGCGGGAAATGGTCGTCGGGTTTGACCTCGGCAACCCCGAAGACGAGGCGCTGAAGAAGCTTTCTGCGGACGAGAAGAAGGCCAAGGCCGGGGACATCATTGAAAAGGCTCTCGCCCGTGTCCGTGGGGGTGAGGATTTCGCCGCCGTGGCCAATGAGGTGAGCACCGACCGCCGCGAGAAGCTGCTCAAGCGTGGCGGTGACCTGGGACTCATCAGCGACAAGTACTTCAACAAGGATATCGTCGGGAAGGCCAAGACGCTTGCCCTCGGCGATACATCGGAAATCTTCGAGTCGATGGGTGCATACCGGTTTATTCACGTCTCGGAGAAGTTCGCTACTGGTGCGCGAAAGCCATTCGATGACCAGAAGGATGCGATCCGGCGCAAGCTTGCCAACCAGCGGGCGCAGGCAGTGGTGGATATCGAATCGGCCGCCTTTCTTGACAAGGTCCGGTCCAGCGGCCTGCCCGCGACGGGCGGTGATGGCGCGCCCGAAATCATCGTCTCGCCGCCGTTCTCCCGTGGCGAAGCACTCGCCGGAATCGGAAGGCTGGGCCAGGACGACGAAGAGGCAATTTTTGGAACACTGAAGCCGGGAGATGCTCCCCGGATGGCCCGGATCGGCAACCGGGTCATTGTTTATCAGCTCAAGGATGTGATGCCGCCTGCACCGAGTCCGCTGGAAGAGGTCCGTGAACAGATTACCGAGCGGGTGAAAAAGCAGCTTGCCCGGGAGCGGATCGCCGCGGACCTCGACAAGGCCCGGAAGGCAATGAGCGGGCCCGGTGGATCGGCCGAGCGTGCGGCCAGGCTTCTCAAGGGAGCGGCCTCGGGCGATACGGGTGTCTTCTCGCGCAGCGATTCCGGTTCGGCCGCTGGTGCCTCCGGCCGTGATGTGGTGAACCAGATCGGAAAGTCCGGCGCGCTAAAGCTGGCGGCATTCAATCTCAAGACACCCGGTGAAACGGCCGGTCCCTTCGAGGTGGAGGACAAGCTCGTGCTGATTCGCCTCAAGTCCCGGCAGGATCCCGATCCTGCCCAGAAGGAAGCGCAGATGTCGGAGCTTCGCGAGGAGATCACCCGCCATATGCGGAACGAAATCCAGCAGCAGCTTCTGGACAAGATCAAGGCTGAAACCACCGTCGACTACAAGATGGATGTGGACAAGCTGATCGGCGGGGACGAAGCCGACGCGGCCTCCTGA